From a region of the Salarias fasciatus chromosome 6, fSalaFa1.1, whole genome shotgun sequence genome:
- the LOC115391134 gene encoding adhesion G protein-coupled receptor L1-like isoform X2, producing the protein MAVSLWLVGVCALTLSHVAPSSQAMSRAVMPFGLLRRELACEGYPIELRCPGSDVVMVETANYGRTDDKICDADPFQMENTQCYLPDALKIMSQRCNNRTQCVVVAGVDVFPDPCPGTYKYLEIQYECVPYIFVCPGSLLSIQPASSLLEAEHQSGAWCKDPLQAGDRLYVMPWTPYRTEVLYEYASWDDYRQNRVTTTYKLPSRVDGTGFVVYDGAVFYNKERTRNLVKYDLRTRIKSGEAVVVNANYHDTSPYRWGGKSDIDLAVDENGLWVIYSTEANNGRIVVSQVNPYTLRFEGTWATGFDKRGASNAFMACGVLYAVRSVFQDDEGQADGRAGSNMVVYAYDTSRGQELPVQIPFPNPYQYISSIDYNPRDNQLYVWNNYYVLRYPLQFTPPPPTKGPLSSLMTTVRSYTATVALTPVRPSASHPIGVINRGPFDQRPITAMVPLTPRPPLRVPLAPGGPGQVGGCEGRVARGVQWPPTLKGETVERPCPKGSLGIASYQCMSSPVGWNSRGPDLSNCTSPWVSQIAQKIKSGENAANIAGELVNLTRGRIYAGDVSMSVRLIEQLLDILDSQLQALRPANKESAARNYNKLQKRERTCKAYVQAVVQTVDNLLGPEALVSWADMSSIDQSRSASLLLDAVEKGAFLLANNLYEGRFSDRSPNVDLEVYVLNTEADIQDLTFPHSYDSDSILQISALALQQYSNNGQVKLVLSLYKNLGSFLTTQNSTLRLGLGLGQGSEVRRRSLVVNSHVISASVHRGSNRVYLTEPVIFTLRHLQLENHFGPNCSFWNASGVSGSGRWSTQGCRLLHTNNTHTTCACNHLSSYAVLMTYQQPAFGVGVEELLVYVVSWVGISVALVCLAACLTTLCCQGAPWHTDHSTIHCNLWANLLVTELLFLIGANKTENPVLCSITAGHLHFSLLSVFCWLCLEGVELYLLQREVFEGRNSRRKYFYLCGYSLPGLVVAVSAAIDFRGYGSKTSCWLRTDNYFIWSFLGPVAVIITLNLVVLVMTLHKMHSTAALKPDSSRHDNLRAWAVGSLTLLFLQSVTWSSGLMFLSSPSLLLAYLFSSLNTAQGLLITILHCTLARKGQKDYGRCLRLSQCCATSTSSSPDSVKGAALRSNSRYTSSQSRRATANRQSRIRRMWNDTVRRQTESSFIAADVNNTPTLNRAALGNHFLTNQVLQTHAGASPYDTMLAQGYNQPFTSTVGTFRNKQKGGVSQSQESCGLDSVCLNGGYTPNTFTLHGLGTTPGSRAGVVGSTDLLREGGVGMGGDDISPALLTPHGASDLSGGGGIRRNLSDAAALEKMIISELVQSNLRPSVPMPVPPERYGSLARPHHHDRPALTHTATLTRHAQPPQEGWAATMQPNARHNAQDGWAHTRQLTQDTETHPATRGPDHAATQRLQDGWSHARVPGDPESRELLKDGERLQLQGTLGRRGLQDRQQARPPAPDVQARPYSTLSRTPGTLSRHRSTAESSGGTAGDKERDRDRYRDRPLPPPPPPPPQESEPLYKALEEPLLMKQREASVEAWRGAQDREKDETFLLKRDGIMDDWRGGAERGRDESFTSQKRDSEMDEWRGGIDRGREESHMLEKRDGRMEVWRGGETEQEETFITQKKDFGLDGWRGGMEREKDESLFLKDRDGWRAGIERESEKQKDRALDVWRGGMDIDREESFLFESKDGGLDGRKRAKERGSLRYHGEREDSDGFTLPLTPDLDLDPDTSPIYARDSNPSPLYPGDRRSPPISIFPRSSPPTNIFAPRETNSPPNNLYSRHSPQVYSRSSSPPRFYTRTSPPTLSYPDSSPDGPEEVSPTGQPQRPALELPYSLGRPPLGPRPNHLQTFYQPPPLASNGEAGYTAEPTSEGDDGQMQRVTSL; encoded by the exons ATGGCTGTATCACTGTGGCTCGTGGGAGTGTGTGCGCTCACTCTGTCTCACGTCGCCCCCTCCAGCCAAG CGATGTCCCGGGCCGTCATGCCGTTCGGGCTGCTGCGCCGGGAGCTGGCGTGCGAAGGCTACCCCATAGAGCTGCGCTGCCCGGGAAGCGATGTGGTCATGGTGGAGACCGCCAATTACGGACGCACCGACGACAAGATCTGCGATGCGGACCCTTTCCAGATGGAGAACACGCAGTGTTACCTCCCCGACGCACTAAAGATCATGTCCCAGAG GTGTAACAACAGGACTCAGTGTGTGGTGGTCGCAGGGGTCGACGTCTTCCCGGACCCCTGTCCCGGAACGTACAAGTACCTGGAGATCCAGTACGAATGCGTCCCTTACA TTTTCGTGTGTCCCGGCTCTCTGCTAAGCATCCAGCCGGCCTCCTCGCTCCTGGAGGCGGAGCATCAGTCGGGGGCCTGGTGTAAGGACCCCCTGCAGGCCGGCGACAGGCTGTACGTCATGCCGTGGACGCCGTACAGAACAGAGGTTCTGTATGAATATGCCTCTTGGGATGACTACAGGCAAAACAGGGTCACCACTACCTATAA GCTGCCCAGCCGCGTCGATGGCACGGGCTTCGTGGTGTACGACGGCGCCGTGTTTTATAACAAGGAGCGAACGCGCAACTTGGTGAAGTATGACCTGCGGACACGCATCAAGAGCGGCGAGGCGGTGGTGGTCAATGCCAACTACCACGACACCTCGCCGTACCGCTGGGGAGGGAAGTCAGACATCGACCTGGCGGTGGACGAGAACGGCCTCTGGGTGATTTACTCTACTGAAGCCAATAATGGAAGGATCGTGGTCAGCCAG GTGAACCCGTACACTCTGCGCTTCGAGGGCACATGGGCCACCGGCTTCGATAAACGGGGGGCGAGCAACGCCTTCATGGCCTGCGGCGTGCTCTACGCCGTGCGCTCAGTCTTCCAGGACGACGAGGGGCAGGCGGACGGGCGCGCCGGCAGCAACATGGTGGTTTACGCCTACGACACGAGCCGCGGGCAGGAGCTGCCCGTCCAGATCCCCTTCCCCAACCCGTACCAGTACATCTCCTCCATCGACTACAACCCCAGAGACAACCAGCTGTACGTGTGGAACAACTACTACGTGCTGCGGTACCCTCTGCAGTTCACGCCGCCGCCTCCTACTAAAG gtcccctctcctctctgatGACCACCGTCCGCTCGTACACGGCGACAGTCGCGCTGACCCCCGTCAGGCCGTCGGCCTCGCACCCGATCGGCGTCATCAACAGGGGGCCTTTTGACCAGCGGCCCATCACGGCCATGGTGCCCCTGACCCCGCGCCCTCCCCTGCGTGTGCCCCTGGCCCCTGGGGGGCCGGGCCAGGTGGGCGGATGTGAGGGGCGCGTGGCACGAGGGGTGCAGTGGCCGCCCACCCTGAAGGGGGAGACTGTGGAGAGGCCGTGCCCCAAAGGATCTCTGG gtaTAGCCTCCTATCAATGCATGTCATCTCCAGTGGGCTGGAACTCCAGAGGGCCTGACCTTTCCAACTGCACCTCTCCCTGGGTCAGCCAGATCGCACAGAAG ATTAAGAGTGGGGAGAACGCGGCCAACATCGCCGGGGAGCTGGTGAACCTCACCCGGGGGCGGATCTACGCCGGCGACGTCAGCATGTCCGTCAGGCTGATCGAACAGCTGCTGGACATCCTGGACTCGCAGCTCCAGGCCTTGAGGCCGGCCAATAAAGAGTCGGCGGCGCGCAATTACAACAAG ctgcagaaGAGGGAACGCACATGCAAGGCTTATGTTCAG GCGGTTGTTCAGACAGTCGATAACCTGCTGGGTCCTGAAGCTCTGGTGTCTTGGGCCGACATGAGCAGCATCGATCAATCGCGCTCTGCGTCGTTACTCCTAGACGCAGTCGAGAAAGGAGCGTTTTTATTGGCTAACAATCTCTACGAAGGACGCTTCAGCGACAGGTCGCCAAATGTCG ATCTGGAGGTGTATGTGCTAAACACAGAGGCAGACATACAGGACTTGACGTTCCCTCACTCGTACGACAGCGACAGCATCTTGCAGATATCAGCGCTGGCTTTGCAGCAGTACAGCAACAATG gccAGGTGAAGCTGGTGCTCTCTCTCTATAAAAACCTGGGCTCCTTCCTGACCACGCAGAACTCCACCCTGCGCCTGGGGCTCGGCCTGGGCCAGGGCTCGGAGGTCAGACGCAGGAGCCTGGTGGTCAACTCCCACGTGATCTCCGCCTCTGTGCACCGAGGATCCAACAGGGTGTACCTCACCGAGCCGGTCATCTTCACTCTCAGGCACCTGCAG ctggAGAATCATTTTGGTCCCAATTGCTCTTTCTGGAACGCATCGGGGGTTTCTGGGAGTGGCAGGTGGTCCACGCAGGGTTGCCGCTTattgcacacaaacaacacgcACACGACTTGCGCCTGCAACCATCTGTCTAGCTACGCAGTCCTCATGACATACCAGCAACCTGCT TTTGGGGTCGGCGTGGAGGAACTGCTGGTTTACGTTGTTTCCTGGGTGGGCATCTCCGTGGCGCTGGTGTGTTTGGCCGCCTGCCTTACCACCCTGTGCTGCCAGGGGGCACCGTGGCACACTGACCACAGCACCATCCACTGCAACTTGTGGGCCAATCTGCTGGTCACTGAGCTTCTCTTCCTCATCGGTGCCAACAAGACGGAGAACCCT GTCCTGTGCTCCATCACTGCCGGCCATCTGCACTTCTCGCTGCTCTCGGTGTTTTGCTGGCTGTGCCTGGAGGGCGTGGAGCTGTACCTGCTGCAGCGGGAGGTGTTCGAAGGACGCAACTCCAGGAGGAAGTATTTCTACCTGTGCGGCTACTCCCTTCCCGGCCTGGTGGTGGCCGTGTCTGCAGCCATTGACTTCAGGGGCTACGGGTCAAAAACATC ATGTTGGCTTCGCACAGACAATTACTTCATCTGGAGTTTCCTTGGACCTGTGGCAGTCATCATTACG TTGAACCTGGTTGTTCTGGTGATGACCTTACATAAGATGCACAGCACGGCTGCTCTGAAACCAGACTCCAGTCGCCATGACAACCTAAG GGCGTGGGCGGTGGGCTCCCTGACGCTGCTCTTCCTGCAGAGCGTCACCTGGTCTTCCGGCCTGATGTTCCTCTcgtctccatccctcctcctcgctTACCTTTTCTCCTCTCTCAACACGGCCCAGGGCCTCCTTATCACCATACTGCACTGCACCCTCGCCAGAAAG GGTCAGAAGGATTACGGCCGCTGCCTGCGCCTCTCGCAGTGCTGCGCCACGTCCACGTCCAGCTCCCCGGACTCGGTGAAGGGCGCCGCGCTGCGCTCCAACAGCCGCTACACCAGCAGCCAGAGCCGCCGAGCCACTGCAAACAGACAA AGCCGCATCAGGCGGATGTGGAACGACACCGTTCGCAGGCAGACCGAGTCGTCTTTCATCGCCGCAGACGTGAACAACACTCCCACTCTCAACCGAG CTGCTTTGGGGAACCATTTTCTCACCAACCAAGTGTTGCAGACTCATGCCGGAGCGTCTCCCTACGACACCATGCTGGCCCAGGGATATAACCAACCCTTCACCTCCACAG TAGGAACCTTCAGAAACAAGCAGA AGGGCGGCGTGTCGCAGAGCCAGGAGTCTTGTGGGCtggacagtgtgtgtctcaACGGAGGCTACACCCCCAACACCTTCACCCTGCACGGCCTGGGAACAACACCAGGGTCCCGAGCCGGAGTGGTGGGCAGCACCGACCTTCTGAGGGAAGGAGGCGTCGGAATGGGAGGGGACGACATCTCTCCGGCCCTCCTGACGCCGCACGGAGCCTCAGATCTGAGCGGCGGAGGCGGGATACGTCGCAATCTGTCAGACGCCGCTGCTCTGGAGAAGATGATCATCTCCGAGCTGGTGCAGAGCAACTTGAGGCCCTCCGTTCCCATGCCCGTTCCTCCCGAGCGCTACGGGAGCCTGGCGAGGCCGCACCACCACGACCGGCCGGCGCTGACTCACACTGCCACCTTAACCCGACACGCACAGCCACCTCAAGAGGGCTGGGCCGCCACCATGCAGCCGAACGCCCGCCACAACGCACAAGACGGCTGGGCGCACACGAGGCAGCTCACGCAAGACACTGAGACACATCCCGCAACACGTGGACCAGATCACGCCGCGACACAGCGCTTGCAAGACGGCTGGTCGCACGCACGTGTTCCCGGAGATCCCGAGTCCCGCGAGCTGCTTAAAGACGGCGAGCGGCTGCAGCTGCAAGGCACTCTGGGTCGCCGCGGCCTCCAGGACAGGCAGCAGGCGCGTCCGCCGGCGCCCGACGTTCAGGCACGGCCCTACTCCACCCTGAGCCGCACCCCCGGCACTCTGTCCCGCCACCGCAGCACGGCGGAGTCGAGCGGCGGGACGGCCGGAGACAAAGAGCGAGACAGGGATCGCTATCGGGAcaggcccctcccacctccgcccccgccgccgccgcaggagtCCGAGCCGCTGTACAAGGCTCTGGAGGAGCCGCTGCTGATGAAACAGAGGGAGGCCAGCGTGGAAGCATGGAGAGGCGCccaagacagagagaaagatgagACATTTCTACTAAAGAGGGACGGGATAATGGAcgactggagaggaggagccgaGAGGGGTCGAGACGAATCCTTTACCTCTCAGAAGAGAGATAGTGAGATGGATGAGTGGAGAGGCGGCATTGACCGAGGGAGGGAGGAGTCTCATATGCTGGAAAAGAgagatggaaggatggaggtgtggcgaggaggagagacggagcaggaggagacgtTTATAACCCAGAAGAAAGATTTCGGgcttgatggatggaggggtgggatggagagagagaaagatgagtctttgtttttaaaggacAGAGATGGCTGGAGAGCAGGGATTGAACGAGAGAGCGAGAAGCAGAAGGATCGAGCGCTGGACGTGTGGCGAGGGGGGATGGACATCGATCGGGAGGAGTCCTTCCTGTTTGAGAGCAAAGACGGAGGTCTGGATGGGAGGAAAAGAGCGAAGGAAAGAGGCTCTCTCCGATACCACGGCGAACGAGAAGACTCTGACGGCTTCACTCTGCCTCTGACCCCCGACCTCGATCTTGACCCTGACACATCACCGATTTACGCTCGAGATTCAAACCCGTCGCCGCTCTACCCGGGAGACCGGCGCTCGCCGCCGATCAGCATCTTCCCCCGAAGCTCTCCCCCGACAAATATCTTCGCTCCGCGAGAGACTAATTCCCCGCCCAACAACCTCTACTCCCGCCACTCCCCGCAGGTGTACAGTCGCAGCAGCTCCCCCCCTCGCTTCTACACCCGCACCTCCCCGCCGACCCTCTCGTACCCCGACAGCAGCCCCGACGGCCCGGAGGAAGTGAGCCCCACTGGCCAGCCCCAGCGACCCGCCCTGGAGCTGCCCTACAGCCTGGGGCGACCCCCGCTCGGCCCGCGGCCCAACCACCTGCAGACCTTCtaccagccgccgccgctggcgTCAAACGGAGAGGCGGGGTACACGGCAGAGCCCACCTCTGAAGGAGACGACGGACAGATGCAGCGGGTGACGAGCCTGTGA